From Mauremys mutica isolate MM-2020 ecotype Southern chromosome 17, ASM2049712v1, whole genome shotgun sequence, one genomic window encodes:
- the LOC123351797 gene encoding interferon-inducible GTPase 5-like isoform X2, with protein sequence MASQSSEGIIKLSREELEALKAAFDQGNLAGVASRLQEMLESLESVQLDVGVTGETGSGKSSFVNALRGLGDEDAGAACTGVVETTREPTPYQHPRYPNVTIWDLPGIGTPDFHPDTYLEQVGFSRYDIFFIIASQRFTANHAALARHIQAMDKSFYFVRSKVDVDLDCSLRRRPSSYSEVGVLQEIRQNCLEGLRAQGIHSPQVFLLSAFDLSKYDFHLLGETLERELSHHKRHAFLMALPNISLHILEKKKAAMLEHMWLVSTVACGVHAAPIPGLLISCDVDVLARTLQGYCKGFGLDDDSLEKLAAQMGQPVEQMKAVIKSPLAKEISNILVVQLLIQAGSEAPKLANEVLSSVPLLGSLASGALSFATTYKMLRSFVNAVAADAQKVLIKAFNLDAKK encoded by the coding sequence ATGGCCTCACAGAGCAGTGAGGGCATCATCAAGCTGTCGAGGGAGGAGCTGGAGGCCCTGAAAGCTGCCTTTGATCAGGGGAACCTCGCTGGAGTGGCCTCCAGGCTGCAGGAGATGCTGGAGTCGCTGGAGAGTGTCCAGCTGGACGTGGGAGTCACGGGCGAGACCGGCTCTGGGAAGTCGTCCTTCGTCAATGCCCTCCGGGGCCTGGGCGATGAAGATGCAGGTGCCGCCTGCACCGGTGTGGTGGAGACCACCAGGGAGCCGACTCCATATCAGCATCCCCGGTACCCCAACGTGACCATCTGGGACCTGCCGGGGATCGGCACACCCGATTTCCATCCCGACACCTACCTGGAGCAGGTTGGCTTCTCGCGCTATGACATCTTCTTCATCATCGCCTCGCAGCGCTTCACCGCCAACCACGCCGCTCTGGCCCGCCACATCCAGGCCATGGACAAGAGTTTCTACTTCGTCCGCTCCAAGGTGGATGTAGACCTGGATTGCTCCCTCAGGCGCCGGCCATCCAGCTACAGCGAGGTGGGGGTGCTGCAGGAGATCCGGCAGAATTGCCTGGAGGGTCTGCGGGCCCAAGGCATCCACTCACCCCAGGTCTTCCTCCTCTCGGCCTTTGATCTCAGCAAGTACGACTTCCACCTCCTGGGGGAGACGCTGGAGAGGGAGCTGAGCCACCACAAGCGGCACGCCTTCCTGATGGCCCTGCCCAACATCTCCCTGCACATCCTGgagaagaagaaggcagcaatGTTGGAGCACATGTGGCTGGTCTCCACCGTGGCCTGCGGTGTCCACGCCGCGCCCATCCCAGGGCTCCTGATCTCCTGCGATGTGGACGTCCTGGCCAGGACCCTGCAAGGTTACTGCAAGGGCTTTGGCCTGGACGACGACTCTCTGGAGAAGCTGGCGGCACAAATGGGGCAGCCAGTGGAGCAGATGAAGGCCGTGATCAAGTCACCATTGGCCAAGGAGATCTCCAACATCCTGGTGGTGCAGCTGTTGATACAGGCAGGCAGCGAggcacctaagctagccaatgaggTGCTGAGCTCTGTCCCACTCCTCGGCTCACTTGCATCTGGAGCACTGTCTTTTGCCACCACATACAAGATGCTGAGGAGCTTTGTGAATGCGGTGGCTGCTGATGCCCAGAAGGTGCTTATTAAAGCCTTCAACTTGGATGCTAAGAAATGA
- the LOC123351797 gene encoding interferon-inducible GTPase 5-like isoform X1 produces the protein MGVTRSEGLQQLAGANMASQSSEGIIKLSREELEALKAAFDQGNLAGVASRLQEMLESLESVQLDVGVTGETGSGKSSFVNALRGLGDEDAGAACTGVVETTREPTPYQHPRYPNVTIWDLPGIGTPDFHPDTYLEQVGFSRYDIFFIIASQRFTANHAALARHIQAMDKSFYFVRSKVDVDLDCSLRRRPSSYSEVGVLQEIRQNCLEGLRAQGIHSPQVFLLSAFDLSKYDFHLLGETLERELSHHKRHAFLMALPNISLHILEKKKAAMLEHMWLVSTVACGVHAAPIPGLLISCDVDVLARTLQGYCKGFGLDDDSLEKLAAQMGQPVEQMKAVIKSPLAKEISNILVVQLLIQAGSEAPKLANEVLSSVPLLGSLASGALSFATTYKMLRSFVNAVAADAQKVLIKAFNLDAKK, from the exons ATGGGAGTAACCCGCTCTGAG gggctgcagcagcttgCCGGAGCCAACATGGCCTCACAGAGCAGTGAGGGCATCATCAAGCTGTCGAGGGAGGAGCTGGAGGCCCTGAAAGCTGCCTTTGATCAGGGGAACCTCGCTGGAGTGGCCTCCAGGCTGCAGGAGATGCTGGAGTCGCTGGAGAGTGTCCAGCTGGACGTGGGAGTCACGGGCGAGACCGGCTCTGGGAAGTCGTCCTTCGTCAATGCCCTCCGGGGCCTGGGCGATGAAGATGCAGGTGCCGCCTGCACCGGTGTGGTGGAGACCACCAGGGAGCCGACTCCATATCAGCATCCCCGGTACCCCAACGTGACCATCTGGGACCTGCCGGGGATCGGCACACCCGATTTCCATCCCGACACCTACCTGGAGCAGGTTGGCTTCTCGCGCTATGACATCTTCTTCATCATCGCCTCGCAGCGCTTCACCGCCAACCACGCCGCTCTGGCCCGCCACATCCAGGCCATGGACAAGAGTTTCTACTTCGTCCGCTCCAAGGTGGATGTAGACCTGGATTGCTCCCTCAGGCGCCGGCCATCCAGCTACAGCGAGGTGGGGGTGCTGCAGGAGATCCGGCAGAATTGCCTGGAGGGTCTGCGGGCCCAAGGCATCCACTCACCCCAGGTCTTCCTCCTCTCGGCCTTTGATCTCAGCAAGTACGACTTCCACCTCCTGGGGGAGACGCTGGAGAGGGAGCTGAGCCACCACAAGCGGCACGCCTTCCTGATGGCCCTGCCCAACATCTCCCTGCACATCCTGgagaagaagaaggcagcaatGTTGGAGCACATGTGGCTGGTCTCCACCGTGGCCTGCGGTGTCCACGCCGCGCCCATCCCAGGGCTCCTGATCTCCTGCGATGTGGACGTCCTGGCCAGGACCCTGCAAGGTTACTGCAAGGGCTTTGGCCTGGACGACGACTCTCTGGAGAAGCTGGCGGCACAAATGGGGCAGCCAGTGGAGCAGATGAAGGCCGTGATCAAGTCACCATTGGCCAAGGAGATCTCCAACATCCTGGTGGTGCAGCTGTTGATACAGGCAGGCAGCGAggcacctaagctagccaatgaggTGCTGAGCTCTGTCCCACTCCTCGGCTCACTTGCATCTGGAGCACTGTCTTTTGCCACCACATACAAGATGCTGAGGAGCTTTGTGAATGCGGTGGCTGCTGATGCCCAGAAGGTGCTTATTAAAGCCTTCAACTTGGATGCTAAGAAATGA
- the F11R gene encoding junctional adhesion molecule A — MAGPGAWGRIHLLLLSVSSWSLISAQDTKNIQVPENDPIEIPCAAYASQSGTARVEWKFEKGSSIVLIYYDAKVTDPYKDRVTYTPTGIRFSSVTRKDTGKYICEVLWGTGQLSKSEVNLIVQVPPSKPVAKVPTSVTIGNKAVLTCTETDGSPPPTFQWYRDNILMPSNPKTSEKFRNSSYTIDTKTGVLTIEPVTSFDTGDYFCEAQNNVGTAQKSEAIHLEATEVNVGGIVAAVVVLLIVLALVAFGIWFAYSRGFFSKRRDSTNKQVIYSQPSNRSDGEFKQTSSFLV, encoded by the exons GGTCCTTGATATCAGCGCAGGATACAAAAAACATTCAAGTGCCTGAGAACGACC CAATTGAAATACCCTGTGCTGCGTACGCATCGCAAAGCGGAACAGCCAGGGTCGAGTGGAAGTTTGAAAAGGGCTCTTCAATAGTGCTGATCTATTATGATGCAAAAGTCACAG ACCCCTACAAAGACCGTGTTACGTACACACCCACGGGGATTCGTTTCAGTTCGGTGACTCGGAAGGACACGGGGAAGTACATCTGTGAGGTCCTCTGGGGCACTGGCCAACTGAGCAAGTCAGAAGTTAACCTCATCGTCCAAG TGCCACCCTCCAAGCCCGTTGCCAAGGTGCCCACCTCGGTGACCATCGGCAACAAAGCTGTGCTGACGTGCACGGAAACAGATGGCTCTCCGCCCCCTACCTTCCAGTGGTACAGGGACAACATCCTGATGCCCTCCAATCCCAAGACCAGTGAGAAATTCAGGAACTCCTCCTACACGATCGACACCAAGACAGGAGTGCTG ACGATTGAGCCCGTAACCAGCTTCGACACGGGGGATTATTTTTGCGAGGCTCAGAACAACGTTGGGACTGCTCAGAAATCTGAAGCCATCCACTTGGAAGCCA CTGAAGTCAACGTGGGCGGTATTGTGGCAGCTGTGGTCGTGCTGCTAATCGTGCTGGCACTGGTTGCCTTCGGCATCTGGTTCGCCTACAGTCGTGGCTTTTTCAGCA agagaagaga CAGCACCAATAAGCAAGTTATCTACAGCCAGCCGTCCAACCGGAGTGAT GGAGAATTCAAACAGACCTCGTCCTTCCTGGTGTGA